ATCCCGCTGCAGGGCCTGGTATCACCTGAATAAACGATCTTTCGCCCTGGCCTGGATGGTCCCACCACATCACTACTCTTTATGATTTTCCCATTCAATTCCACATCTTCTCCCCTGTGCAAACGGTTGAACAGAGGTCCCTCGGGCACGCCCAATTGCAGGGCCCTTTCTCTGTTAAACCTGCCGGGTCTGTCCTTTTCCACCAGTGCATATCCAATGGATGTTACACTGTGTTCTATCTTGATGCCTTCTATGGAATACTCCCCCCTTTCAACCCTGTCTCCTGGATGAACTTCTATTACATTTATCTTATAATTTGATTTATAGAACCCGATAGCAATTATCAATTTGACAAATTCCTTAATCCAATGGGGTCCATAAATATTCAGAGGCTCTGTACGACCATTGAAGCTCAAGGTCTGGATAAGGCCCGGGATGCCCAGCATATGATCAGCGTGAAAATGGGTAAT
The sequence above is a segment of the Methanosarcinales archaeon genome. Coding sequences within it:
- a CDS encoding ribonuclease Z; translated protein: MLRVTFLGTAGSLPTPERNPSAIMINREGELMLFDCGEGTQQQMMRAKTGMGNLNSIFITHFHADHMLGIPGLIQTLSFNGRTEPLNIYGPHWIKEFVKLIIAIGFYKSNYKINVIEVHPGDRVERGEYSIEGIKIEHSVTSIGYALVEKDRPGRFNRERALQLGVPEGPLFNRLHRGEDVELNGKIIKSSDVVGPSRPGRKIVYSGDTRPCSGIFSISDGADLLIHDGALADDMLDWAKESMHSTAGEAASLAALANVHQLVLTHISSRYSEDTSQLLKDAKKEFDNVIIATDFMEIEIPYREE